Within the Salvia hispanica cultivar TCC Black 2014 chromosome 4, UniMelb_Shisp_WGS_1.0, whole genome shotgun sequence genome, the region ATACAGAAACAACTATAAATATTCACACAAGTCTAATATTCACATTTAAAAGTTCAAATATAAACCATGTTCCCTTCTTAATTTTGGtagaaatcaaatcaatattaattcatGTTGGAACCGTGAAACCGCTGGTTAACTGACGGTTCGGAACCATTCGGAACCGACGGTTCGGTCGCGGTTTCGgttcaaaaaatttggaacctgaaccgaaccacgggTCTAAaattcacggtttcggttcggaataTTTCtcgcggtttcggttcggaaccgtaaccggcagttacggtttcggttttaaccgccggttcgatAAACCTTGGGCAGCTCTAATCTCCAACATCATGGTTGGGTTGCCACTATGACAATTCTTTAGTTTGTGGATTTTAAACTCATTCCCTCTAgcaatttattcattttttcacGGTTTAACCCTTTGGTTAGCGGATCCGCTAGATAATCTATTGACTTCTCATAGTTAAATGTTATCACCTCTATTGTGATCAAATGTCTCACGGTATTATGTCGTTGACGAGTCTGTCGAGACTTAACGTAGTACGAGCCATTGTTTGTCAATCCTAGAGCAGCTTAGCTATCACAGTGAATTAACGCTGGAGGCACTGGCTTAGACTAACATGGAATATCTTCAAGGAAGATCTTAAGCCACTCTCGGCTTCTTCACTAGCTTTATCTAAAGCTATGAATTTTGATTCCATGGTTGAACGGGCTATACATGTTTGTTTCATGGATTTCCACGAGACAACACCACCCCCAATAGTAAAGACATTTCCACTTGTTTAAAGTGAGTCTTTGTTATCGGATATCCAGTTCGCATTACATTACCCTTCAAGTATCGGGGGGTATCTCGAAAATTGTAGCCCATGATTTTGATTATACTTCAAGCACCTCAAAACTCTTACAAGAGCTTTCCAATGCTCCTTGCTTGGATTGCTCGTGTAACCCAAGCAAAATTGAACAGTTTCCCTTTGAACAATTTCTCCTCAATGCAGCCTGTCTGGGCCAGCAAAGACTACTTTTGTTGATGATACGCTCAGATTTGGGCCAGCaaagacggcgaccggcgaccgccgcggatgtgtgcggcgCCCGGCGGCGGGCAGATCAACGCAGCGgtccgccggccaaggtgcggcggccgccgaagaaaggcggcgaatccgagaagccctagatttgcgcccagatttaccatattttggagatattttccttctacaacaaggaatggctttcccctataaataagacctcaagcttcatcaaaaaaatgagagaacttctacttgcaaaatacttcatagagatcaagacctatagtacttcattggtgcaaggagttggagaaggatttcaagaacatcaagaacgacaaggattcaacccacgggttttatttgctttagttttatgttcaaattgtcttcccttcaatctatgtctttagcttattcaattatgtgtaactaaactcataggattctagggatgtgttagtaacgactttggtttacaaattcctttttctatctaatatccgttttgtttttactttgtttcttccctaagtagttttgatgctgcatgattgagtgacacaatcgtgtatgatttaaNNNNNNNNNNNNNNNNNNNNNNNNNNNNNNNNNNNNNNNNNNNNNNNNNNNNNNNNNNNNNNNNNNNNNNNNNNNNNNNNNNNNNNNNNNNNNNNNNNNNATTCAAAGGGTCgagcaaactccttttgcaGGTAGGGCTACAGAGGATGCTAACCgccatctctccaaatttgtGGAGATCGCAAACACTCTCAAACTGGTTTGAATGTATGCCCAGAGAAAAGGTCTCCACATGGAAGGACATTGTAGCTGCCTTCCTCGACAAGTATTATCCGCCGGGCACAATTTTGAAGCTCAAAAGCGAGATCTTCCAATTCATCCAAGGCCAGGACGAACCCCTCTATGAGGCGTTTGCTCGTTTCAAAGCCCTTCTCCGAAAGTTCCCTAACCATGGTTTCACCGTGGACCACCAGGTAGGGATTCTCTATAATGGGTTTAACGAGAAAATTTGTGCTATGCTTGATTCAGGTGCAAATGGAGGGTTCTTAAGGAAGTCAGGTGAGGAAGCCATGGCAGTGATAGAGGAATTCGCCACCAACAGCAGGGGGTGGTCGAAAGAAAGGCATAGCCTAAAAAGGATAGCTGCAGTTGAAGAAGCCGAGGAAAGCTCCTTTGCAAAGGAATTGGCCGAGCTTCGAGTTAGGGTGGACCAAATGGATTCATCAAGAAAGGAGGACCCGATTCCACCAACCTCCATTATAGCAGTCTCTAAGCCTGAAACTCCTACCCCGACAGTGGAAGAAATCAACTACATGCAAGGAGGCGGCCCCAATAGAAATTACAACAACAACTATCGCCCTAACCAAGGGGGcggtaatttcaataattataatggaaacCGACCTCACTCTAATCTCTCTTATTCCTAACAATAATTACTTGCAACCTCCAGTAGGATTTAATATTAGCAAGGGAGGAGTAGTTGAGACACtcaagaagaaggaaaagtatgaacaaGGGATCACAAGGATCTTGGAGGTAATCGTGCAAGACAGGAAGATTAATGACACCAAGATCGGAGTGGTTGAAGCCAGAATAAACAACCTCGAGCAGGGAATGAACACGATCTCGACTGCCATAACCAACATCAACACGCAGATGGAGCAAATCCAAAAGAAGTTAGATGAGGACAGGGCAAAGGCAGCCGCACTAGTGGACGACGTCAACAAAAAGTGGGTGGCAAAGCAGAAAACTGGGGACTGCCCAGACACCCGCGAACCTCCGCACACCACGCGGCGGACCACCACTGAAGCCCAGAATGGAGTCTGCCCAGCcgccggcggaccgccgcacactatgcggcgggccgccacagAGAAGGCAGAAGCACCCGCTCAGCAGGGACTCGTGCGACATAATGGGGTTGTGCTACCTTTCCAGCCAAAGAGGAAGTTTAAGCTCGAAGAGCAGTTCAAACACtttttgaacatgttttgtaAAGTTCATACTAACATTCCTCTAGTTGAATCATTGCAAGAAATACCTAAATATGCGAAGCTACTAAGGGAGGCAGtgatgagaaagagaaagcCGACAAAAGCCGACCTTAAGCTACCACATCATTGCAGCGAGATCATCCAAAAGGAGAAGGCAGTGAAGCAGAGAGATCCGGGCCAATTCATTATCCGATGCCGGATTGGAGAGGGAAAGGTTGACAAGGCCCTATGCGATCTAGGATCTTCCATCAATCTCATGCCGCTGAAGTACTACGAAAAGCTCAACATTGGGCCACTCAAAACTTCAGACGTAACACTCAGGTTGGCCGATAACTCGACCATAAAAACTTTTGGTATGATTGAGGATGTCTTAGTGAAAATagatgatttcatttttcccGCCGATTTTATTGTGCTTGACATGAAAGTAGACAAGAATGTCCCTCTAATCTTAGGGAGAGATTTTCTCGCTACTTGCAATGCTTTGATTGATGTAGGTCGTGGCGAGATCACAATTAGCGATAACCATAGTCAATCCACCTATAAGATCGAAAGCGAGATGCTCAAGTTTAAGGAAGCAAAGCAAACAAAGATAGATAGGAAGTGTAGGGCAATCATGGTCACGGATTTGACCAAACCTCAAGACCCCTTTGAAGTGAAGAATCCTACTACCTCCACTATCTACATTGTCAACGAGGTAAGACGTTCTCCCAAAAAGGACGATACTAACCCCTCCACCTCTATCCCGcagaaaaagaagcaaaagaggAAGAAGGCAACCAAGGAGGACCCCGAGATTTATgttatcaaaacaaataaggGGAAATACAAGTGGTGGAAGAAGCTAGGGACCAAGTTGCTCCCTATGCCCATTTTCAACACTAGGGTCGCTGATCCGCCCAATTAGTGGGCCACTTCAAGTCGAGCTAacgactaaaaacaaaagcgcttgttgggaggcaacccaatttTTCGTTGATttggtttttttctttttttctttttcattttcgtttaaaaaaatataaaaaaataaaaataaataaaaaaaattaattcaacgCGTGGCGGTCGCCACACTTAACACGGCGGTCGCCACACGTATTTTCACATGTGCAGGATAGGACGGGCTTAGGGCGGGCCGGATGAACCGCTGAATGGGCCGCGGCGGCCCGCCAGAAATCGCTGTTTTAGAACGCCcatgcggcggcccgccgcgcagcatgcggcgaccgccgcgcgCAGTCCAGAAGACGGGAATGCAGTTTAAAAGGTAAGTTTTCcattctttttctcattcctTCTCAAATTCCTTCCTTGCACACAACCCCCACCTTTATAAATCACCAatttcacacacccacaccataattctctcaattctcttcAAGTTTAGAGTTCTTCATCTCCAATTCTCAATCAACACAAGGTATGCATCCTAACTAAATTTCTGAGTTTTGTTCTACTTCTTCCATAGATTTAAGCATGTTTTGGATGAATTGTTCGGtgaaaactcttattttatgatGGAGGATGATTGTGTATGCTTATTTATGGATTTCCATGGTGATATTGTGTTTTGGTGATAAGTTTTGAAGCTTTGTGAATAGTGATTCCTTCTTGTTTCTACTTGTTTTTATGTTGcaatcatgttcatagcattATGAGGCTATTATTACTTCCATAAATTGCAATACTTTAGTATCCTATAGAGATTGTTGATACGTATTGATCTACTGTTGATACGTCTCTGCATGGGGGATGGATTTGTGTTTCCTAGTTTGGATGATTTTGTGCTATATGTTTCCACGATACCATCTAGGAAGTTTTATACACCTAAGCTTGCACTTACATATCTTACATGTTGATCCATTGGtattgattgaaaaaaaaaagtgcaagtTTGGGGGAACCGTTGAATTTCcaattattgatatattttctaattGTTGTACTTCTCATTTGTAGAAATATGGGATCAAAGGGAAAACCCGAGAACGCGAAGAATACGGCGTTAGCCTTGCCTCGGACGAGCAAAAGGCTATGTGGAAGAAGTTGTCGGCGCGAGAGACGACGCCTTCGCGGTACCCCCACGATTTCCCTCTTCAAACTTTGGGGATCGCGGAGGACTTTTGGGCATTATGTGATGTAGGTGACGGGAACGGCCTCCGGTACATGTTTGAGAGGAAGTGGCCGTCGTTTAGGAAGTATACTCTCGAGTTCTTAAGCTCGTTGAAGGTCACAAAGGATCGCTGGCAATACATCCCGCTTAGCATCGATTTCCGCCTAGGCAACCGATGGCACTCGCTCACCATGGAGGATCTTTGCGGAATCTTCCATTGCTTCGACCCCTACCCCGAGACCGATAATGACTACGACTTTGATGAGGTTTGGGGTGCGATGACGAATGAGCACGAGCATGCCGCGGGCTACGCCAAGTCTTCCTCAATCCGCAACCCGGTTTTGCGGTACCTCCACCGAGCCATGACCCAACTTATGTTTGCTAGGGTCGACGGGGGAAGTGTCTCCCAAACGGAGTTAAATGTGATTTGGTGCCTCCTCAACAAGAAGGGATTCGACTATGGAACCCTTTTTAATATCTATGTGGATCGGATCACGAAGAAAGATGGCGGTGTCATATGTTGTGGTGGTTTGATCACGGCAATCGCCGAGCATTTGGAGGTGTCTTTTGCGGGTTTGACGGAAGATGGCGGGGAGCGCTTCATCACTTATGAGGTGCTATTTTCAGTGGGGCTCTTAAAGACCGATTATTGGGGGCAAGGATTTTTTCTACAAATGGCGGGGGATCACTTCCCCGTTCCCATCCCGCAATTGACTAAGGTCGACGTTTGGGCGAACCAAACCAATTGGAAGCTCAACACCCCGGCGCACCGGAGAGACATTGAGGCTAACCCCGTCAATGGGGAATTTAGGAAGAGGAACATCCCGGCTCGCATCCCCATCTTCGAGGCCGATGAGAACTCCGCATTCGATGCTATCGATCATTACACCGAAGAAGGGGAGCACTCGCACGCCCAAGAGAATCAAGTGCCGCCGCCATCGccgccaagaagaagaagaagaggaggaagtCGAGGGACATCGCCGCCGCGGAAGGCCGAACCCCGATGAGGAGTTTCAAGCAAACACCTCCGCCCAACTAGGAGATATCTACTCCTACATGCAAAACGTGTCCAACACTTGGGACACCCGATGGGCGGAGCAACAAAGGGAGAACGCCTACAACCGCCAAGGATGGACTGCTCAAGGCGATTGGCGCACGGTGGAACACCAATTTTGGGAGCAACAAAGGCTAGAAGACGTGCATCGCCGTCAACAAATCGAAGAGCTTCAAAGGATGGCCGCCGAGGCTCGACAAGAATGCCAAACAATGAGAGGTGATATCGCCTATCTTATTGGCGCATTTGACGACCTCAATGCCCGTTTCCCCCCTCCTcctcaagattgaagaagtcaagCTCAATGACTATAAAGGAGCATTTGTATCATACTTTTGGATGTTTCAAgacaatttcttttcttgtttttgacaatttttgctttaagTTAAGTGTTTTTGGTGTTAGTTCTGATTTTTGTGCGTTGAAATTTTTTCGCAGGTTCTGACCTCtctgcggcgaccgccgcatgtgctgcggcggtccgccacaTACTCGCTGGAACATTCTGTTGTCGCGTGGCGACCGCCAGACAGTCTGCGGCGGGCCGCCCCCTGGGCGTATTTTTCCAGCATGATTTTTCCGAAGTTTCTCAACTTTCGCCCGGTCAAGCCTCAACGCGAGAATTTTCAAGGTACGCTTTTTTCAGTAGTtcactcacgtccctaccaactctgcaaacttattttacactttattgtagataagtttggggggatgaagtaGTGGACCATGAGTTtagtttttccttttattttcaaaaaaaccccgtaggtgaattttgtgttctaaaaatgttttcttgaatccatgtcgtgaactcaacatgaagaacttagaaacacgcatgcttagggacatACTTTAGATCGAGTTGccgatgatattacattccatctaatgtttaagtgtggcttaacgttttgatttgatggttcggtaaaaaggtgcataattagtgaattgcttgttcgccttgaatcatgcttataccttgtgaggatttgagccaaaaatttattcttgtgtgatttatctgcatgcatgtatatttttctagaacttgctcctagtcttgcctaagtttacatagtgtttaagtcgatttaggaggatgattggccatcttttcttagcctacttttatcTAAAAACCATGACCctctaaaaaattttatattcaaaatttttcccttCGGAGCCAagtttgagcctttaagccctTTCTTTTGAAGCCAAAATTATGGGGACAAgtccttgggttagttagtaattactatcttattttgtaaaggaattggagagataagggggaaatataaaagtagtgtgcttaatgtaaagaaagtaGAAGTTGTGAAGTTGAGAAAAATTCCAAGtatgtgcttgatcttagaaaagaaaagaaatgatgtgtaagaaagaaaaagaaaaaaaaaagaaaaagtgtgaaaggttgtgaaaagaagaagaaaatcaaaggattggaaattgagttgaaggagaaaaataaatgaagtgttaaaagtgtcttgggtttagaaaagtggagttatctttactctacttgggatatttttatttttagtcactttttagccaaatattcctcacctaccaaagagcctacattacaaccaaagataaagacctttcggacttttgaagcttaatcacatttagtagaggagggagtagactttgagcaagcctatggtaaattttgcatgatgcatgatttgagtgttTATGTACACATTAcccttatacactttgagagtgagagaacacttcccatctttggaagtttgccacatgtgagggcttgaattcaaggtgttccacgagttagtaatgaaagtgcactaataagtcatgcttgatttgattgcgttaatacatgtttaaattgttcttccatcttttgaggcaattataacgtctagtccttgtgcattccgtgcgtctatttggcatctttattgttttgtttgaggaaaaacaaaaatgtaagtttgggggagttgatacgctcggattttgcactgttttaaggccattatttggtccgtttttgatgtcaaagtcactctacacgtccattatttgcatatattgtctattttggtattttgacgtgttttgtgaaaaatgtgcataattgagccaaaaaagggagccaaaatgccaagtttggaaatctggagtcataCGGCGACTGGCGACCGTcgcggatgtgtgcggcgaccgccggcgcccggtgGGCAGATCAacgcagcggtccgcctcggaaaaatgtgcttggaagagaagtctcgtccggcgaccgccggaagatgtgcggcggtccgccgccgagggaacagactctctggaatccaacgcggcgacccgccggagaaaggcggcgaatccgagaagccctagatttgcgcccagatttaccatattttggagatcttttccttctacaacaaggaatggctttcccctataaataagacctcaagcttcatcaaaaaaaggagagaacttctacttgcaaaatacttcatagagatcaagacctagagtactttattggtgcaaggagttggagaaggatttcaagaacatcaagaacgaccaGGATTCAAcccacgggttttatttgctttagttttatgttcaaattgtcttcccttcaatctatgtttttagcttattcaattatgtgtaactaaactcataggattctagggatgtgttagtaacgactttggttgtacaaatcctttttctatctaatatccgttttgtttttactttgtttcttccctaagtagttttgatgctgcatgattgagtgacacaatcgtgtatgatttaatataacttgcttcataactgtgacagagttctagcgagttagattcacttagtagacactacggttagcttcccttaaaacgacactattaattgagagtgaggacttttcaagggtcttaggagctttttggagttacgtgttaggattgacaaccctaatcttgtaatcaacatttgtatcgcatgagtataagctaggtgactcgtcctttcaaagtataaactgtgctagggtattgtagttggaattttgtgtaaccataactgtgaacacacatccctgggattcccttatctctatcgtctttctctgtgttttattcgctttttagttggtctatgctttctattgtttttagtttttcaaaagttttcaaaacccaattgtttttccagatagtatttgagtcttagtagaggataaacactttgtgttcgtctttcccgtgttcgatatccggtactaaactttagctatactatatatactctgtatacttgcaggttatttagtgctaataaaagtGCATCAGTCGACATTGGTTCttcatccaacataaaagcAATGTAGTCATGACCAGAAGGCTTTGCTGTTCTGACCCTACTACCACGTCTTAGTACTGTATCCTTTGGATCGGGCCTTTTTCGCTTGAGCGA harbors:
- the LOC125220380 gene encoding uncharacterized protein LOC125220380; its protein translation is MPREKVSTWKDIVAAFLDKYYPPGTILKLKSEIFQFIQGQDEPLYEAFARFKALLRKFPNHGFTVDHQVGILYNGFNEKICAMLDSGANGGFLRKSGEEAMAVIEEFATNSRGWSKERHSLKRIAAVEEAEESSFAKELAELRVRVDQMDSSRKEDPIPPTSIIAVSKPETPTPTVEEINYMQGGGPNRNYNNNYRPNQGGGFNISKGGVVETLKKKEKYEQGITRILEVIVQDRKINDTKIGVVEARINNLEQGMNTISTAITNINTQMEQIQKKLDEDRAKAAALVDDVNKKWVAKQKTGDCPDTREPPHTTRRTTTEAQNGVCPAAGGPPHTMRRAATEKAEAPAQQGLVRHNGVVLPFQPKRKFKLEEQFKHFLNMFCKVHTNIPLVESLQEIPKYAKLLREAVMRKRKPTKADLKLPHHCSEIIQKEKAVKQRDPGQFIIRCRIGEGKVDKALCDLGSSINLMPLKYYEKLNIGPLKTSDVTLRLADNSTIKTFGMIEDVLVKIDDFIFPADFIVLDMKVDKNVPLILGRDFLATCNALIDVGRGEITISDNHSQSTYKIESEMLKFKEAKQTKIDRKCRAIMVTDLTKPQDPFEVKNPTTSTIYIVNEVRRSPKKDDTNPSTSIPQKKKQKRKKATKEDPEIYVIKTNKGKYKWWKKLGTKLLPMPIFNTRVADPPN